GATTGGGTGCGCATTGGGCCGCTCAAAACCTTCATGGACGGGGGCATGCTTATCGGCACCGCTTATATGCGTACGCCATGGGGCGTGGGGCCGACCTATCAGATCACCGAAGCCGCCTACCGAGGAATTCTCTATCCCAACACGGAAATCCTGACTGAGCTTTATCTCGAAGCCGCCCAGCGTGGGTGGCAGTTGACAGCACATTGTGCGGGGGATGCTGCAATGGATGCGTTGTTAAACACATACCAATCCATTCAGTTCAAAACCAATATTACGCAGCGGCGCTTTTTGATTACTCACGGTAATTTTCAGACAGCCCAGAATTGGGAAAAATGCAAGAGACTCGGGGTGGCCGCCGACATGCAGCCTGCATGGCTTTATAAGGATGGGGATAGCCTGCTCAGAACTTTGGGTGAAAAACGCATGGAAAACTTCCAGCCTTTTAAAACGTGGTTTGACGAAGGCATCATTATCGGCGGAGGCAGTGATCATATGGTGAAGCTTGACTCCATTGATGCTGCCAATCCATGGAATCCCTGGCTGGGCATGTGGATCACACTCGCTCGCATGACTGAAAGTGGTCGTGTCCTCAATCCAGACGAGAAATTAACTCGAGAGCAGGCCATCCGTTTTTATACGATCAACAATGCCTATTTGAATTTTGAGGAGACTAAAAAAGGCTCATTGGAGGCTGATAAGTTTGCGGATCTCATCATCGTCGATCGAGACATCTTGAAATGTTCCGTGAACGATGTGCGTGGCACCAAAGTCTTGATGACCATGGTGGGCGGAAAAATTGTTTTCGAAGCTAAGAACTAACTTTCTTCAGACTCCAGCAGGATGTCCGGGCTGCAAAGCGGCTATTGGGCATCCTGCTTTTTGTTAAGGAAAACGATCTTAACACCTTCCTTGGGTTTCAGGCTGTCACCCAAATTGGCTGAGGCTTGAGAAACGGCCATCGGAGCCGGGGCGGAGGCAGGCTTTAACTCTTCGCCAGGTTCAAGCGCAGAGCGAAGGGCGCCTTCCACGAGTTGCGCACAATGAATTTTCATGGGCGGCAATGGCCCAAGTTCACCCGCCAAATCTTCGGTTTTTAACGCGAGGGCTTCCTCGGCCGTTTTGCCCCGAATCAACTCTGTGGCGAGGCTCGCCACGGCAATCGCCGTCTCACAACCAAATGATTGGAAGGTGGCTTTGTCGATGACCTTCCTGCCATTGTCATCCTTGAATTTCACCCACAGGCGTAGCATCTCGCCGCAATCGGAATTGCCCACGGTGCCGACGCTATCGGCGTTCGCAAGTTCACCCATGTTTTGCGGGTTGAGCATCGCTTCACGAATTCTCTTTTCCAAATCCTTGTCCATAACAGAATCCTTACGCCAACTGATAACGTGGAACATTGTCATCCACTTCCTGAGCCCAGGCATCAATGCCGCCACGCAGGCAGCGCACGTTTTTTAAACCATGACCAGTGAAATACGCGGCAGCGTCCAAACCCTGTTTACCCGCATGATCAATGAGCACCAATAATTTGTTTGGATCCCACTTTGCCAAAATCTCCTGCATCACAGGCTGTGAAAGCAAAATGGCGCCATCGATATGAGTCGCCTCATATTCCTCCCGCGAGCGAATATCAATCAACTTAACTTCTGTGCCGCTTTTCAAGAGCCCGGCCAATTCCTTCGCCGAAATCAATATCCTGGCATCGTCTTCGTGACTGCTCCGGATATGAGCCAACACTTCATCCACTGCCAAATTGTTATTGCGGGCGCAAACCTGTTCCAATGTCTCAGTCATCTGAAACCCGCAACTACTGCAGCCGCCAATGTGATAACGGCGGAACATCGCGCGTTGTGCTCCGGGAAACGCTTCCAGCACTTCACCCATGTTTGATTTTGGCCCGATGGATTCTGGTGTTGCAGCCATAACTTTATGCTCCAAAAAACTTTTGAATTTCCCGGGTCACCTCGATGAAGCGATCCACCTCGGCGCGGGTATTATAGAAATAAAAACTCGCCCGCGCAGTCGAGGCGATGCCGAGTTTCTTCATCAAAGGCTGGTTGCAATGATGCCCGCCGCGGAGAGCCACACCACGTTGGTCGGCCACGGTCACGACATCGTGCGCGTGCACGTCCTCCAGCAGGAAGCTCACCAATCCGGCGCGACCGGTCTTCGGTCCAAACAACCGCACATTCTTAAGCTGCGCCAACTGATCGTAACAGTAGGTGGCCAACTCCTGGTCATGTTTGAAAATGTTTTCACGGCCAACCGCATCGAGATAATCCAGCGCGGCATGCAGGGCAATGACGCCTGAAATGTCCGGTGTGCCAGCTTCA
This window of the Pedosphaera parvula Ellin514 genome carries:
- a CDS encoding iron-sulfur cluster scaffold-like protein, giving the protein MDKDLEKRIREAMLNPQNMGELANADSVGTVGNSDCGEMLRLWVKFKDDNGRKVIDKATFQSFGCETAIAVASLATELIRGKTAEEALALKTEDLAGELGPLPPMKIHCAQLVEGALRSALEPGEELKPASAPAPMAVSQASANLGDSLKPKEGVKIVFLNKKQDAQ
- a CDS encoding rhodanese-like domain-containing protein; the protein is MAATPESIGPKSNMGEVLEAFPGAQRAMFRRYHIGGCSSCGFQMTETLEQVCARNNNLAVDEVLAHIRSSHEDDARILISAKELAGLLKSGTEVKLIDIRSREEYEATHIDGAILLSQPVMQEILAKWDPNKLLVLIDHAGKQGLDAAAYFTGHGLKNVRCLRGGIDAWAQEVDDNVPRYQLA